A single genomic interval of Oncorhynchus mykiss isolate Arlee chromosome 13, USDA_OmykA_1.1, whole genome shotgun sequence harbors:
- the LOC110486514 gene encoding mitochondrial glycine transporter B: MDRGRVRTEKVIQKEEKTKEDFDHTRTTLLDWNLFSTFKITMELSLGHPALKAFVCGSLSGTCSTLLFQPLDLVKTRLQTLHSNMQPGSARVGMVTVFLSVVRTEKLIGLWKGVSPSFVRTIPGVGIYFSTYYSLKQHYFLEQGPGAMESVLLGAGARTVAGVCMLPVTVIKTRFESGRYNYGSVAGALRSVCQTEGPRALFSGLTATLLRDAPFSGLYVMFYSQGKNTLPQEISTSPYAALANFSCGILAGVLASLVTQPADVVKTHVQVSPHLYRRTADAVRYIYNEHGFQGFFRGGVPRSLRRTMIAAMAWTVYEQLMARMGLKS, translated from the exons ATGGACAGGGGCAGAGTAAGGACTGAGAAAGTGATTCAAAAAGAGGAAAAGACAAAAGAGGATTTTGATCATACAAGGACAACATTATTGGATTGGAATTTATTCTCAACTTTCAAAATAACCATGGAACTGTCTCTG GGTCACCCGGCTCTCAAAGCCTTTGTGTGTGGCTCTCTCAGTGGAACATGCTCCACCCTGCTCTTCCAGCCTCTGGACCTGGTCAAGACCCGCCTGCAGACCCTTCACAGCAACATGCAGCCTGG TTCAGCAAGAGTGGGGATGGTGACTGTGTTCTTAAGTGTTGTACGGACAGAGAAGCTCATAGGACTTTGGAAGGGGGTCTCACCA TCGTTTGTGAGGACCATCCCCGGCGTAGGGATCTACTTCAGCACCTACTACTCTCTAAAGCAGCACTACTTCCTGGAGCAGGGCCCCGGGGCCATGGAGTCTGTGCTGCTGGGAGCTGGGGCCAGGACTGTGGCAGGGGTCTGCATGCTGCCTGTCActgtcattaaaactcgctttgAG AGTGGCAGGTATAACTACGGGAGCGTGGCAGGGGCTTTGCGCAGTGTGTGTCAAACAGAGGGACCCAGAGCTCTGTTCTCAGGGCTGACCGCCACCCTCCTCAGAGATGCTCCCTTCTCAGGCCTCTATGTCATGTTCTACAGCCAGGGCAAGAACACTCTGCCACAGG AGATAAGCACGTCTCCCTACGCGGCCCTGGCTAACTTCAGCTGTGGGATTCTGGCCGGGGTCCTGGCTTCCCTAGTCACCCAGCCAGCTGACGTGGTCAAAACCCACGTCCAAGTCAGCCCACATCTGTACAGGAGGACTGCAGACGCTGTGCGATACATTTACAAT gagCACGGGTTTCAAGGGTTCTTCCGGGGTGGGGTGCCACGTTCTCTGAGGAGGACCATGATTGCTGCCATGGCATGGACAGTGTATGAACAGCTGATGGCCCGCATGGGGCTCAAGTCCTGA